From Candidatus Alcyoniella australis:
AACGCCGAGGACGCGCCGCTGGTCGGCAGCCGGCTGCTGACCGTACTCAACCGGATCGACGCGCGTACGCTGGAGCGCGCCGACCTGGGCCGCATCTTGCGCGAGACGCTGCAAGACGTGGTTGAGCTGCTGGCGGTCCAAGGCGGCGCGATCGCCCTGGTCGACGAGGCGAGCAACGAGCTGCGCATCGAGTCCCGGCTGCGGCTGGACAAGAAGCTGTCCGAGTCCATCGACCACTCGCCGGTCGAGGCGCCCTACATCCGTGCAATTCGCGAGCGCTCGGGGCCGGTGCATCTCAAGGACGTGCTCTCCTCGGGGCACCCGATTTTGCGGCAGCTGCGGCGGCTGGGGCAGGCCCACACCTCGATCGCGCCGATCGAGTTCAAACAGCGGATGTACGGCGTACTGGGGCTGCTCAGCGACCGCCGACTGAGCGAGCCCGAGGCCGAGATCGTCTCGGCCGTGTCCAACCAGTTGGGCATGGCGCTGGCCAACCTGCGGCTGATCTCCAAGCTGCGCGAGTCCGAACAGAAGTACGCAATCGTGGCCCAGGGCGCGATGGACGGCATCCTGATCGCCCAGGACGATCGCTTCATCTTCGTCAACAACAGCCTGGCGCGGATGCTGGACTACACTCCCAAACAGCTGCTCAAGCTGCCGGTCGAGCGCGTGATAGCCCCCGAATCGCGCGACGAGATCATCAAGCGCTACAAAGCGCGACTGCGCGGCGAGCGCCCCACCGACCGCTACGAGACGCTGTTCCTCACCTCCGATGGCCGGCGGATCAACGTCGAGCTGCACGCGCGCGCGATCACGATGAACGACCGCAACGCGGCGCTGACCGTGGTGCGCGACATCACCGAGCAAAAGCGCGAGCAACGCCAGCGCATCGAGCTCTCCGAACAATCGATACGTTTTCAATCGACGCTGCTCAAGCTGGCCAAGGCGGGCAACGACGACCTGGCGCACGACCTGCGACGGATCACCGAGGCCTCGGCCGCCACACTGAAGGTCGAACGCGTGGGCGTCTGGCTGCTCCGCGAATCGCCCAACCGGCTCGAGCTACGCGACCTCTTCCTGCTCTCGCGCGATCAGCACGAGACCGACATGCGACTTGCGGCCGAGTCCGCGCCGCGCTATTTCAAGGCGCTGCAAAACAGCCGCACCATTGCGGCCCACGACGCCCGCTCCGACCCGCGTACCAGCGAGCTGAAAAAGGTCATGCTGCGGCCGCTGAACATCGGCGCGCTGATGGACATCCCGATCCGCCTGCACGGCGAGCTGGTGGGCGTGGTCTGCCACGAGCATCTGGGCGGACCGCGCGAGTGGGCCATCGCCGAACAGGACTTCGCCGCATCGATCGCCGACATGGTGGTGCTGGCGCTTGAGGCCGCTGAGCGACGTCGAGCCGAGACAGCGCTACGCCACAGCGAGGAGCAGTTCCGCCACCTGTTCGAGAACGCGGTAATCGGCATGTACCGCACCGCACCCGACGGCCGGATCATGATGTCCAACCCCACAATGATCCGCATGCTCGGGTTTGAATCGTTCGACGAGCTAAGCAAGCGCAACATCGAGCAGGCCGGCTTTGACCTGGCCGATTCGCGGCGTCAGTTCCGCGAGGCCATCGAGCGCGACGACAGCGTAGTGGGCCTGGAATCGTCCTGGATTCGCAAGGACGGCTCGCGGCTGCACGTGCGCGAGAACGCCCGCGTGGTGCGCGACGAGCGCGGCGACGTCATCTGCTACGAGGGCACGCTCGAGGACATCACCGAGCAGCGACGGTTGCAAGATCAGATCCTCGAACGCAAGTGGGAATCCGAGATGTACAACGACATCGTCTCCCACGACATCAGCAACTTCGCGCAAGTAATCCTCAACAACGTGCAGGCGCTCAAAGAGGGCATCTTCGGCGATCTAAGCGATGAGCAGCTCGACCGCATGAGCCGCATCGAACGCCAGACGTACAAGATCGGCGAGCTGATCGACAAGGTGCGCGAGTTCCTGCTGGTGCGCCACCTGACCCCCGAGAGCTTCCAGCCGGTCGACCTAAGCCGGACCATCGACAACGTTGTCGCCTACTCCCGCGACCTGTTTCCCGGCGCACAGATCCGCTTTAGCAGCCCCGGCGAACGGATCGTGCTTGCCAACAATCTGCTCGAGATCCTGTTTTTGAACCTGATTAAAAACGGCCTGACCCACAACCGCGACCCGCGTCCGCGAATTTCGATCACCATCCGTAGCGGCAAAATCGAGGGCCGACCGGCCTGGGTCGTATCGCTCAAAGACAACGGCGTGGGCATTCCCGACGAGCTGCGGCCCCAAATCTTCGAGCGCTACAAACGCCACGGCAAACGCCGCGGCACGGGCCTGGGCCTGTTCATCGTTAAGGAACTGGTCGACCAATACGGCGCAACCATCGACGTGCAAAGCGTCGACCCCGCCGACCACTCCCACGGCACCCGCTTCGTGATCACCCTGCCCCAAGGCTGACGCCGGGCCGAGATTTCCCTTTGTACGCACCGTGCATTAAAATGCTCGGGATTTACCTGTATAGATTTTGTGGAGGTAAGTAATGCCACGATTGACTGAGCAGGAAC
This genomic window contains:
- a CDS encoding PAS domain S-box protein; this translates as NAEDAPLVGSRLLTVLNRIDARTLERADLGRILRETLQDVVELLAVQGGAIALVDEASNELRIESRLRLDKKLSESIDHSPVEAPYIRAIRERSGPVHLKDVLSSGHPILRQLRRLGQAHTSIAPIEFKQRMYGVLGLLSDRRLSEPEAEIVSAVSNQLGMALANLRLISKLRESEQKYAIVAQGAMDGILIAQDDRFIFVNNSLARMLDYTPKQLLKLPVERVIAPESRDEIIKRYKARLRGERPTDRYETLFLTSDGRRINVELHARAITMNDRNAALTVVRDITEQKREQRQRIELSEQSIRFQSTLLKLAKAGNDDLAHDLRRITEASAATLKVERVGVWLLRESPNRLELRDLFLLSRDQHETDMRLAAESAPRYFKALQNSRTIAAHDARSDPRTSELKKVMLRPLNIGALMDIPIRLHGELVGVVCHEHLGGPREWAIAEQDFAASIADMVVLALEAAERRRAETALRHSEEQFRHLFENAVIGMYRTAPDGRIMMSNPTMIRMLGFESFDELSKRNIEQAGFDLADSRRQFREAIERDDSVVGLESSWIRKDGSRLHVRENARVVRDERGDVICYEGTLEDITEQRRLQDQILERKWESEMYNDIVSHDISNFAQVILNNVQALKEGIFGDLSDEQLDRMSRIERQTYKIGELIDKVREFLLVRHLTPESFQPVDLSRTIDNVVAYSRDLFPGAQIRFSSPGERIVLANNLLEILFLNLIKNGLTHNRDPRPRISITIRSGKIEGRPAWVVSLKDNGVGIPDELRPQIFERYKRHGKRRGTGLGLFIVKELVDQYGATIDVQSVDPADHSHGTRFVITLPQG